A region of the candidate division WOR-3 bacterium genome:
CGCAAGCTCCGACACCAAATTAAGACTTAGTCCGTAGCTTGCTTATCCAGTATTTTGACTCTATAATATATACATAGGCGCCATCGTCTAGTCTGGCTCAGGATACCTGGTTCTCAGCCAGGAGACCCGGGTTCAAATCCCGGTGGCGCTACCACTGGGGGATCGTCTAACTGGCAGGACAGCGGACTCTGGATCCGCCAGTCGGGGTTCGAATCCCTGTCCCCCAGTTTAACTTTATCGTAATGGATCTAAAAGAAGGACTTACCTTTGATGATGTTTTAATCCTCCCGGGTGAAAGCGAGATTCTCCCTGCGGAGACCGATCTTAAGACAATTTTCGCTAAAAATGTCCCTTTGAACATTCCTCTTGTCTCCGCTGCCATGGATACCGTCACCGAATCAGAGATGGCTATCGCCATAGCCAGACTCGGAGGAATAGGAGTCATTCACAGAAATATGACTCCTGAAAGGCAGGCAGAAGAGGTAAGAAAAGTAAAAAGGGCTCAAAGCTGGTTCATCGAAGACCCCTTTGTCCTCGGACCTGAGAACACCGTGAAAGATGCCCTTAAACTAATTGAAGAAAAGGGCATTTCTGGGATCCCAATCGTTGATAATGAAAGAAAGCTCCTCGGCATTGTAACAAGAAGAGACCTTTTATTTGAAGACGATGAGTCAAAACCCCTCAGAGAAATAATGACTACAAATCTCGTTACGGGAACCTTTGGCATATCAATGGAAGAAGCCAAAGAGAAAATGAAAAAACACAAGGTAGAAAAACTCCCGATTGTCGACAAAGAGGGCAAACTCAAATATCTTGTGACCTTCAAAGATATTCTGAGAAAACTGGAATATCCAGAAGCCAATGTAGACTCTCACGGTCGTTTGAGGGTTGCAGCAGCTTGTGGAACAGGTGAGGACTCTAAGGAAAGGGTGAAAAGACTTATAGAAGCTGGATGCGACGTGATTGTAGTTGATACTGCCCATGGCCACCATAAACGGGTTATAGAAATGGTCAAGTGGATAAAAAAGAACTTCGAAATACCTGTAGTTGCAGGGAATGTAGCCACAAGAGAGGGGTGCAGGGCTTTAATTGAGGCAGGTGCCGATGGCGTAAAGGTGGGGGTTGGGCCCGGTTCCATATGTACAACAAGAGTAGTCGCAGGCGTTGGTGTTCCCCAACTTACAGCAATAATAGATTGTTATGATGAGGCAAAGAAATATGATATTCCAATCATTGCAGATGGTGGTATCAGATATTCTGGTGACATTGTAAAGGCCCTTGCCGCTGGTGCCTCTTCAGTTATGATAGGGAGTCTCTTTGCGGGAACTGACGAAAGCCCTGGCGAAACGGTCCTTTATGAAGGTAGAAAATTTAAGGTCTACAGGGGAATGGGCTCCTTAGGAGCCATGTCCCAGGGAAGCAAAGACCGCTATTTCCAGGATAAACAAACAAAATTTGTCCCTGAAGGTGTGGAGGGAATGGTGCCTTATCGCGGAAAGGTTGCCGATGTGGTCTTTCAACTTCTGGGAGGACTTCGTTCCGGTATGGGTTATACCGGTTCAAGGAACCTACAGGAACTTCGTGTAAAAAGCAGGTTCATAAAAATCACCCATGCTGGGGTTAGGGAGTCCCACCCCCATGACATTATAATAACCAAAGAAGCCCCGAACTACAGCCCTCCTGGGAATCAATAAAGGATCTTTGCAGTATCAACCCCTGGGAAATATTTGTTAAAATCCAGCCCTATAACCAGCGCACAATCGGAAATTTTATCGTAGTCCCATTCCAGTGTAATTTCCTTACATCCAATCCACTTAGCAAGGTGTTTTGCATGGGAAAGTGAGGAATCTGAACGCTCAACCACCACTGTCTTTTTTATTGTATCTCCTGAGCTGGAATAGTAAACAACATCAAAGCCATCCTGTCTCAACAAAAAGGTGACCTTTCTCGCAAGTCCTGGGATACCCGTCGCATTAACTACCTCAACCCTTATTGAAGGATTAACATTCTTTATGTACCACATCCTGTTTCGCACTCTATAAGCTCTAATGGATGAATAGATCGCAACGGCCAAAAAGGCAATGAAAATAACCCCGAAAAAAACTGAAATAATTAACCGCTTTTTCATAGAAAAATTTTAATGTCGCTTGTGTGAACGATTAATAAAAGTGAAAATCGCCTCCTAATGCCCGTGCTAAAATTCAATTTAATCAATTCTGATTTCAAATTCAGGAGCCTTTTGAAAATAGGTTATCCGAGTTTTAAAATTTTCACATGAATGAAAGGCGATTAACTCTTCCCATTGAAAAGGAAACACTTCTCAATTTAAAGGCAGGTGATAGGGTTTTTCTCACAGGAGTCATATATACCGCAAGAGATGCAGCCCACAAAAGGATTGTGGAAGAACTTGAGAAACACATTTTTAGTTTATTTCCATTAAAGGGTGCAATCATTTATTATTGTGGGCCATCCCCGGCACCCCCTGGAAGGGTTATCGGGTCAGCTGGGCCAACTACATCTTATCGAATGGATCCTTATGTTCCAATCCTTTTACAGCATGGGGTTTATGGATTTATCGGAAAAGGGAAAAGAGGTGAAGAAGTACGAAACGCCCTGCGGAAGTTCAGAGGGGTCTACTTTATTGCCACAGGTGGGGCTGGCGCCATCCTTTCAACAAAAATTGTTCGCTCCACGATAGTAGGCTATGAAGACCTTGGCCCAGAAGCCATTTACGCACTTCATGTTGTCGATTTTCCTGTAATCGTTGGTATTGATGCCGAGGGTAATGATATTTACGAACTTGGCCCACAGAATTTCAAAACACAGATTAGTCAGCTAAATACTTAGTAAAACCCTCAGAGTAAATTGTGGTATCGTCCATTATTATGTAATACTCAAGGCCTTTAACCTTTTCCTGGAGTTCCTTAGCCTTTTCAGGGCCCATTACAAAAATTGCAGTGGCAAAACCGTCACAGAGTGTTGCATCCTTAAATAACACCGTGACACTCCGCACGCCATTGGACACGGGATAGCCTGTTAAAGGTGAAAAAATATGACTATACCTTTTACCATTCTGCTCAATGTATCTCTCATAATCCCCCGAAGTACAGCAAGATATATCGGAAAGAGCAACAACTTTATTAACGCCTTCTCTATTATGAGGGTCTCTTATACCAACACGCCAGGGCTTGCCTTCCTTTCTACCAACAAGGTAAAGATCCCCTCCAGCATCTATTATTGCAGAACTTACACCTTTATCTCTTAAGTAGCGGGCTGCAAGATCGATGGCATAACCTTTAGCTATGCCTGCAACGGTTATCCTTTGATTTTTACCTATTTTAACCCTATTATCCGACTCAACAACTTTCCTGTAATCAACGAATTTCCGATATTTTTCTATGGAATCTACAGGAGGAAAAGCATATTTACCTTGCTCGTCAAAGTGCCAGAGGTGCACCAAGGATCCCACAGTGATATCAAAGGCCCCGTCGGTAAGTTGAGATACATAAATCGCTTTCCTGATACAATCGGCCGTGTAAGGATGAACGGAAACAAACTTGCCAGAGTTATCGTTAATCTTATAAATGTCAGAATAGGGTTTTATTGGATTCATCAAAGAGTCTACGAGCCGGAATATTGAATAGACAGAATCACTAAGCAGGATGTCCTTCTGCGGAAGGGTTACATTTAAAACGGTCCCCATAACGAGGTATGTTTTTGTAACGTAGTTCGATTTTTCGGGTGAACACGAAATTATAGCTAATAACGAAAATACAAATAATCTTTTCTTCATTTTGATGGCACAACCCTCACTTTTCTGAATTTGCAGGGAGGACTGCCATGTCCAACCTTCATAGTCTGACCAGGCTCTCCCTTACCACAATTGGAAATCCCGTAATATTCAAACTCTTTCTCGTTTCCCACCATCACCAAGTTATTCCAAAAAACGGGGGTGATTCCAGTATAAGCAGGATTTTTTACCATACCTACTATCTTCCCTTTAGAAATGAGGTAGCCTACTTCTGTTCCAAATTGAAAGTTTAACCTCTTATCGTCAATAGACCAGGACTTGTTCGTTTTCATAAGAATACCATACTTAGTGCTTTCGATCATCTCCTCTAAGGAAGAATTACCTGGAAGCAAGTTTATATTGGTCATCCTTACTAATGGAATCCTCGACCAATCCTGCGCCCTTGCTGCACCAGAGCTCTTTGAATTAATATAATAAGCACTTTCCCTGGAAGAAAGGTATCCAGAAAGAATTCCATCTTTTATTAAAGGAATGTTTTGTGCCTTAACTCCCTCATCATCATACCCGAAAGTCCCAAGCCCATGGGGATAAGTTGAATCCTGGTATACATTTAAAAGCTCTGAACCATATTTAAAGGTGTTTAATTTATCAAGGGTCGCAAAACTCGTCCCTGCATATGAAGCTTCGAAGCCAAGGACTCTATCCAGTTCTAAGGGATGACCAATGGACTCGTGGATCTGCAACGCCATCTGATCAGGGGCAAGAATCACATCCATCTCACCCTCAGGGCATGTGGGGGCAAATAAAAGCTCCTGAACTTCATCCACTAGCTTTTCTGCAATTTCCTTAGCATTTAGCTCTATGATATACTCGTAACCCTTTCTGAGCATGTTAGAAAAGCTTCTTTCCTGAACCTCTCCCTCTCTTTCAGCCACTACTTTCATGGAAATACCAGAGTCAATAAACCTTTGATCGATTAAACTACCTTCGGTACTCGCAAATACCTGTTTAAAATCTTCAAATTCCAGATAAGAAAGGCGCTTTCTTATATACCTCCCCTTCAAATGTAGATCCAGCTCAAGGAGCAAATTTATCTTATCTTCAAGGTCCACCTTGAAAGGGTCCTTAATATGGGGACTCACATAACTATCCACATAAGGGGGCTCTTGACTAAGTCCTGCAACCTTCGCAATCTTATGAGTAGACCGTGCTATTTCAATCGCTCTATTAACGGCTTCCTCCGCGTCCTTGATAGAAGTCGAACTCACTCCAGCAAAACCCCATCGATTATCAACAAGTACTCGAATTCCCACACCTTCGTTCACAGTTTTTTCGATCCTATCAACAATTCCATCCTTTACCAAAATGAACTCTTTAACAACCCTTACTACCCTCACATCTCCATACTGAACCCTTTTTAGTTTCAACAAATCTATGATACTTTCCGCCAGTTTCTTCATCCTCTACCCCCCAATTATCACGTTACTACTTATGTTTCTAAGAACCTGAAGGCACGAAAGGGCGGCTAAGAAACTGGTTTTTGGATTCTGGGGAAACGGCTTATTTTTCAAAACAATTTTTAACTCCGCCGCTTCTGACTTCACTTCTATTGTGTGCTCGTTGTTCTTAACTCTCGGATCCACAATGACCTCCACTTCAAGTTTTTCTAATATATCACCTGCGAGGCCAAGAGCAACGGCCACATTAATATTCTGTGGAAAAAGTTTTGCAGCCTCGATAGCAGATCCTTTGAACAGGGTCTCCGGAGCAGTAACTTCTTTTCCCAGTCCTGCTGGAGGCTTTCTCGTCGTAAGTTTGGCTTTCGAAATTTTAACATAAGAAAGGGCCTTTAATCCGTCTAAACCCGCTACAGCGCCTGAAGGAATGTAAATCTTTCTATTCTTCAATCGTGCAAAATCAAAGAGTTTGTGCCGGAATTCTTCGTCCGCAAAGGCGCCAGCACTCATGGCCACAAGGTCTTTACCCGACTCTAAAATCTGGAATGCATAATCTTTTAAAGCCTCTTGGGAAGCTGCTTCCAAAACTATGTCAATATCATGTTTTATAAAGTCCTCAAAAGTAAAGGCTATATCGGGCTTTCTTGAAAGTAAGTTCTGAAGCCCATATGCCTTTTCAACCTTTACATCATAAATAACTTGCAAATGCATATTCGGCAAAACGTCTTCTTCTATCGCCTGGGCCACGAAGCTTCCTATGGCACCACATCCTATAATTCCAAGTCTCATTCCTCTACCTCCAGACTCACATCGCAACTTCTTATCGTTTTGGTTAAATAACCAGATGAGATGATGTTAACACCCGTTTTTGCATAATCTTCAA
Encoded here:
- the guaB gene encoding IMP dehydrogenase, which codes for MDLKEGLTFDDVLILPGESEILPAETDLKTIFAKNVPLNIPLVSAAMDTVTESEMAIAIARLGGIGVIHRNMTPERQAEEVRKVKRAQSWFIEDPFVLGPENTVKDALKLIEEKGISGIPIVDNERKLLGIVTRRDLLFEDDESKPLREIMTTNLVTGTFGISMEEAKEKMKKHKVEKLPIVDKEGKLKYLVTFKDILRKLEYPEANVDSHGRLRVAAACGTGEDSKERVKRLIEAGCDVIVVDTAHGHHKRVIEMVKWIKKNFEIPVVAGNVATREGCRALIEAGADGVKVGVGPGSICTTRVVAGVGVPQLTAIIDCYDEAKKYDIPIIADGGIRYSGDIVKALAAGASSVMIGSLFAGTDESPGETVLYEGRKFKVYRGMGSLGAMSQGSKDRYFQDKQTKFVPEGVEGMVPYRGKVADVVFQLLGGLRSGMGYTGSRNLQELRVKSRFIKITHAGVRESHPHDIIITKEAPNYSPPGNQ
- a CDS encoding LytR C-terminal domain-containing protein, with protein sequence MKKRLIISVFFGVIFIAFLAVAIYSSIRAYRVRNRMWYIKNVNPSIRVEVVNATGIPGLARKVTFLLRQDGFDVVYYSSSGDTIKKTVVVERSDSSLSHAKHLAKWIGCKEITLEWDYDKISDCALVIGLDFNKYFPGVDTAKILY
- a CDS encoding Fe-S-containing hydro-lyase, with amino-acid sequence MNERRLTLPIEKETLLNLKAGDRVFLTGVIYTARDAAHKRIVEELEKHIFSLFPLKGAIIYYCGPSPAPPGRVIGSAGPTTSYRMDPYVPILLQHGVYGFIGKGKRGEEVRNALRKFRGVYFIATGGAGAILSTKIVRSTIVGYEDLGPEAIYALHVVDFPVIVGIDAEGNDIYELGPQNFKTQISQLNT
- a CDS encoding FAD:protein FMN transferase; translated protein: MKKRLFVFSLLAIISCSPEKSNYVTKTYLVMGTVLNVTLPQKDILLSDSVYSIFRLVDSLMNPIKPYSDIYKINDNSGKFVSVHPYTADCIRKAIYVSQLTDGAFDITVGSLVHLWHFDEQGKYAFPPVDSIEKYRKFVDYRKVVESDNRVKIGKNQRITVAGIAKGYAIDLAARYLRDKGVSSAIIDAGGDLYLVGRKEGKPWRVGIRDPHNREGVNKVVALSDISCCTSGDYERYIEQNGKRYSHIFSPLTGYPVSNGVRSVTVLFKDATLCDGFATAIFVMGPEKAKELQEKVKGLEYYIIMDDTTIYSEGFTKYLAD
- a CDS encoding TldD/PmbA family protein, with protein sequence MKKLAESIIDLLKLKRVQYGDVRVVRVVKEFILVKDGIVDRIEKTVNEGVGIRVLVDNRWGFAGVSSTSIKDAEEAVNRAIEIARSTHKIAKVAGLSQEPPYVDSYVSPHIKDPFKVDLEDKINLLLELDLHLKGRYIRKRLSYLEFEDFKQVFASTEGSLIDQRFIDSGISMKVVAEREGEVQERSFSNMLRKGYEYIIELNAKEIAEKLVDEVQELLFAPTCPEGEMDVILAPDQMALQIHESIGHPLELDRVLGFEASYAGTSFATLDKLNTFKYGSELLNVYQDSTYPHGLGTFGYDDEGVKAQNIPLIKDGILSGYLSSRESAYYINSKSSGAARAQDWSRIPLVRMTNINLLPGNSSLEEMIESTKYGILMKTNKSWSIDDKRLNFQFGTEVGYLISKGKIVGMVKNPAYTGITPVFWNNLVMVGNEKEFEYYGISNCGKGEPGQTMKVGHGSPPCKFRKVRVVPSK
- a CDS encoding aspartate dehydrogenase; translation: MRLGIIGCGAIGSFVAQAIEEDVLPNMHLQVIYDVKVEKAYGLQNLLSRKPDIAFTFEDFIKHDIDIVLEAASQEALKDYAFQILESGKDLVAMSAGAFADEEFRHKLFDFARLKNRKIYIPSGAVAGLDGLKALSYVKISKAKLTTRKPPAGLGKEVTAPETLFKGSAIEAAKLFPQNINVAVALGLAGDILEKLEVEVIVDPRVKNNEHTIEVKSEAAELKIVLKNKPFPQNPKTSFLAALSCLQVLRNISSNVIIGG